The window TGAGTTCGTCCGCATGTGGGAACTTCAGGAGGTCGCCCGACGCTACGAGGACTGCAAGACCATCCTCCATCCCGAACTCGGCCGCATCGACGTCGACGCCCAGGTCCTGTTCACCGAGAACCGCGCCCAGACTCTGGTGGTCCTGACCACTCGCCCCGGCACGGAGAGCCACAGCAAGCTGGGACTGCTCTCCGTCATCGGGCACCAGCAGCTCGCCCCCTGATGTCCTGGCCCGGGGACCGGGCCGGGCTCGGCGCGGGAGGGGCCGCACAAGGGCAGCCTGGGATGGTGCAGCCCGCACGGCTTGTGCCCTGCGAGTTGCGGCCAAATATGTCGGCTCCCTGCGATGCCCGGGCTCTTCGCTCTGGCCACCGGTTTGACCGGACGCTGCCTCCGTTTTACTCTCGAAAGCATACGGAGGCGGCATCCGTTTTGATGTGACCGCAGGATCACGGCAGGCAGGAGGGTGCATGAGCGTCGGTGAACAGCGGGGACGCAAGCCCCGCGCGGACGTCCAGCGCAACCGCGCTTCCCTTCTGGAGACCGCGCAGCGTCACTTCCTGCAGCACGGGGTCGGCACCTCCCTCGAGGCGGTGGCCAAGGAGGCGGGCGTCGGGCCCGGCACCCTGTACCGGCACTTCCCCACCCGGGAGTCGCTGCTGGCGGCCGTGCTGCAGACGCGCTCCGAAGAACTGGTGGCCCGCCAGGCGGACATCGATCAGCTCGGCGACCCGGCCGAAGCGCTGGAGCAGTGGCTGCGGGCGATGGAAGAGTACTTCAGCGCCTTCAGTGGGCTGCCGGACCCGCTCATGGCTGCGGCCCGGGCGCAGGAGCCGGACAACCCGCTCACGATTCCCTGCGACATCCTCATCTCCGCCACCGATCAGTACGTGCGAGCCGCCCAGCTCGCGGGGCGCGTGCGCGCGTCGGTGCGGGGGCACGACCTGTTCCTCGCGGCCTGTTCCGTTGCCTGGATCAAGGGCACCGGTACCGAGGAGGAGTCGCTCGACCGGCTCCGCACGCTCATCGCGAGCGGCTACCGCGAGCAGGACACCCAGGCGTAAACCGCGCGGCACCCCGCTCCGCCCCCGCAACGCCAGGCGGCACCACCATCCATCCATCACATCGTGCTGCCCCCAGGGGCGGCACAACCTCCTAAGGAACAAATCATGAAAATTACTGTCATAGGCGCTGGCGCCATCGGCGGGAACCTCGCTGCCAAGCTCAGCACGGCCGGTCACGACGTCCAGGTGGCCGACGCCCGCGGCCCCGAGGCCGTCCGGGCAGACGTGCTGGAGTCCGGGGCCCGCGCGGCGGTCCTCTCCGACGCCGTCCAGGGCCGGGACGTCATCATCCTGTCGATCCCGTTCGGGGTGGCGGGCCAGCTGGCGGACCTGCTCGCGTCGGTGCCCGACGAGACGGTGGTCATCGACACCTCGAACTACTACCCCGGCATGCTCAGCGAGCCGATCGAGGCGGTGGACAACGGCCAGGTGGAGAGCGTGTACACTGCCCAGCTGCTCGGCCGCCCCGTGGTCAAGGCGTGGAACGCCGCGCTGGCCGAAACCCAGCGGACCAAGGGCGCCCCGGCCGGAACGCCCGGCCGCCTCGCCATCCCCGTCGCCGGCGACTCCGAGGAGGCGCGGAAGGTGGCCATGAGCCTGGTGGACGACACCGGCTTCGACCCCTACGACGCCGGCACACTGGCCGACTCCTGGCGTCAGCAGCCCAACAGCCCCGCCTACTGCACCGAACTGACCCTCGATGAGCTGCCGACGGCCCTGGCCGCGGCCGACCGCGACAAGGACGCGGCCGTCCGCGACAGCCTCCCGGAACGCTTCGCCGGCCTCGGCGCCAATCCCACCGTCGACGACATCGTCGAGATGAACCGTGCCGCCCACCGCTGAGAGGTCGTTGCTCAGCGTCCCTCGTACGGCGGGCAGGGCGCCAGGGCTCGGGTGTCGAATTCGACTCCGGCGTGGATGGGCAGGGTGCACTTATCCAGAGCTGCCGAGCCTTTGCGCAGGTTATGGCGCTTCAGGGGGTGAGGGACGCTGGGCACATTCCGTTGAGAGAGGCGGGAGCGGAGGGCTGCTTTGCGCGCTCGGAGCGCGAGCGCGCAGGGCAGCCAGCGCCAGGGGATCAAGTTAGCCGTTCCGGAAGCCCGCGCTCACACCCGCACCGACGCCGCCACCGGCAGGTGGTCGCTGCCGGTGGCCGGGAGGGTCCAGGCGGACCGCGGCTCCACACCGCGTACGAGGATGTGGTCGATCCGGGCCACCGGGAACGAGGCCGGCCAACTGGCACCGAACCCCGCGCCCGACTCAGCCTGCGCGGACCGCAGTTGGGAGGTGAGCCCGGAAAACGCCCGGTCGTCGGTCGTGCCGTTCAGGTCGCCCACGAGGATCGTGCGGGGGAGCGGCTCGGCGTGCACGGCGGCGGCGAGTCGCCGCGCGGCCGCGTCACGTGCGTCCGAGGTGAACCCCGAGCCGGCGGTGAAGCGGACGGACATCAGATGGACGACGAAGACCGCGACCGGTCCCTCGGGCGTGCGGACGGTGGCGCGCAGGGCACGTGGCCAGGGCGCGATGTCGACCGCACGGGCGTCGGCGACCGGATAGCTGCTCCACAGACCGACCGTGCCCTGCACGGAGTGGTACGGGTAGATGCCGGCCAGCGTTCTCTCGTACGCCGCGGTCGACGGGCCGCCCAGCTCTTCGAGAGCCACCACGTCCGCGCCGGAGTCGGCCAGTGCACGGGCGGTGCGCACCGGCCGCGGATTGTGTTCGTTGACGTTGTGCGTCACGACGGTCAGGTTGCCGCCGTCCTCTCGTTTGTCGACGAGTGTCCCGCCGAAGAGCGAGCACCAGACGACGGCCGGCAGCAGCACGGCCACGGACACGGCGGCCCTGGACCGGCGAGCCAGCGCGCACAGGAGCAGCAGCGGCACCGCCAGCCCCGTCCAGGGCAGGAAGGTCTCGACGAGGCTGCCGATACGGCCGACCCGGTTCGGGACGAGGGCATGGCCCAGCATCACCAGCGTGGCCAGGACCGCGAGCGAGCCGAGGACCATCGGCGGACGCCGGTCGCCGGTGTCCTCGTTCCGCGGGCGGATGGAATCGGGTTCGGGCCGGGCGGGCGCGGTGTCGAGGGAGTGTGTCACTGCCGTCTCACCGTGTTCCGGGCGAGGTCGTCGACAGCCATCGACGTACGCCCTCGATCAGCGCGTGGCTCGTGGCGAGAGCGGCCCGCAGCCCCTGCCGGGGGTCGGTGCCGGCGCGCTGGTGCAGCACCACTCCGAGGATCAGCCGGTCCCGGCCGTCCTTGTCGGACGCGGTGGCCGCCCACATCAGGGCGCCGCCGGCGGGAGTGCTGGAGCCGGTCTTGAGGCCGATCACGCTCGCCGTGCCGAGCAGGGTGTTGGTGTTGCGGATCGTCCCGGGGACACCGGGCACGGTGGTGCTGGGCATGGCGACGATGGTCCGGAACACCTTGTCGCGCATGACCCGGCGGGCCAGCCTCAGCTGGTCGGCCGAGGTGCTGGTGGTCGTGGGTTCGATGCCGCTGGCGCCGGTGTAGGTGGTGTGGCGCATGCCCAGGTCACGGGCGGCCCGGTTCATCTTCGTGACGAAGGCCTCCTGCGAGCCGGCGTTCCAGCGGGCCAGCAGCCGGGCGATGTTGTTGCCGGAGGGGATCAACAGCAGTTCCAGCAGCTGTCGTTCACTCAGCCGCATACCCTCCCTGACCGGCACGCTCGACTCCACGCCCGAGACGGACTCGTTCGCCGCGGTCCGGTCGACGGTGACGAGGGGGCCGTCCTCGCCCGCGCGCAGCGGACGGTCGCGGAGGATCACGTAGGCGGTCATCACCTTGGTGACGCTGGCGATCGGCACCGGTGTCCGCTCGCCCCGCGTACCGAGGTCACCGTGGGAGCCGAGGCCCTCGACCACCACGCTCGTCTGCCCCTCCGCCGGCCACGGCAGCGAACCCGCTCCGGTTTCCGGGCTGTTGCCGGAGGTGGGTACGGCGACGGCGAGGACCGCCAGGGTGACCAGTGCGGTGGCGCCCGCGGCGAGGCCGGCCGTGAAGCGCCGCCCGGACCGGTCGTGCCGGCGGGGCGGGAGCCATGAGCCGGTGGACCATGAGAACTGGGCCCGGCCTGCGCCGGGCTCTCCGGAAAAGGGAACCGGTGACATGGGAGGGACACCTCCAAGGGGGCGGGTGCGTGGCGTTCACGCACGTCGACCACCCTCCGCGGGGCGGATCTCCGCTCGGCTCCGGCCACGGATCGGCCACCGCTCGGCCGGGCATCCGTTCGGTATCGGCCGTTCGGCGTCAGCCAGCGGGCGGCAGCCGGAGGGTGGCGAGCGCCCCGCCATCGGGAGCGTTCGCGAACTCCAGCGACGCCCCGATGACCCGGGCCTGTCCCAGCGCGATGGTCAGTCCGAGGCCGTGCCCGTGGCCGCGCTCCGACGCACCCGTGCGAAATCGCTGCGGGCCGTCCGCGAGCAGCTCCGCCGGGAAGCCCGGGCCGTGGTCCCGTACGGTCACGGTCGTCCCGGCCACCTCGACCTCGACGGGCGTGCGGCCGTGCCGGTGGGCGTTGACGACGAGGTTGGCGACGATCCGGTCGAGCCGGCGCGGATCGGTCTCCGCCGACAGGGCACCGGTGGCGGTGAACCGCGTGTCCAGAGCGGTGCGGGCCACGGACTCTCCGACCATCTCGGCGAGCGGTACGGGCCTGAGTTCGGCCCGCTCGGCGCCCGCGTCGAGCCGGGAGATCTCCAGCAGTTCCTCCACCAGCGTCCGCAGCACCCCCACCCGGTCACGCACCAGGTCGGTGGTCTCACCCTCGGGAAGCAGCCCGCTCGCGGTCACCAAGCCCATGAGTGGCGTACGCAACTCATGGGCGACATCGGCGGTGAAGCGCTGCTCGGTCAGCAGACGTTCGCGCAGACTGTCGGCCATCGAGTCGACGGTGGCCGAGATCTCGGTGATCTCGTCACCGCCCCGGCCACCGGCCGCGGTCCTGGCGGCCAGGTCGCCCCCGGCGATCCGGCGGACGGTCCGCGCCACCCGGCGCAGCCTCCGGTTCGGCAACTCGGCGGCGAGCGCCGACAGCGGTACGACGACCGCCAGCGCCGCCAGGGAGTACTTCCACATGTGCCGGTCCAGCGCCCGGCGGGTGAGCAGGTCGGAGGTCATGTCGGTGTTCACCGCCACGGGAGCGCCACGGAGGGTCCGAACGGCCCACATCGAGGGGTGGTCGCCGGGGCCGTCGCCGTCGTACCAGGTGGCGGAGCCGACCGCCCTGCCCTGCCGGTCCTGGAGGCGGCGCAGGAGTTCGTCGGGCATCTCCCCGGGCGAGACGACCAGACCGTCGGGCGGGACGCCGTCCCGCTCGTAGTCCTCCACAGCGTCGGACAACTGGGTCAGGGCCTTGGCCGCACCGTCGTTCATCGACCGTTCCAGGGTGCTGCGGTGGACCAGCAGCCCGACGGTCACCGCGATGGCACAGCACGCCATGGTGACGAGCAGCGCGATCTTCCAGCGCAGCGAACGCCAGTGCGGCAGCGCGCGCACCACGTCAGCGCCGCAGCTTGTAGCCGAAGCCGCGGACGGTCTCGATCCGCTCGGCCCCGATCTTCTTCCGCAGGCGCTGCACGCACAGGTCGACCACGCGGCTGTCGCCGTCCCAGCCGTAGTCCCACACGTCGCGCAGCAGGGTCTGCCGGTCCAGCACGATGCCCGGGTTCGCGGTGAACTCCAGCAGCAGCCGCAGTTCGGTGGGGGCCAGCGCGACCGGTTCACCGGCCCTGAACACCTCCAGGCCGCCCGTGTCGATGACCAGGTCGCCGAAGACGAGCCGAGCGTGCCGGTCGCGGCCGGGCCTCCCCGACCGGTCCGGCGCGTCCGGCTGGTCCGACAGGCCCGGACGATCGGCCACTTGCCCGGCCGCCGGGCCGGGGGCCGGAGTGAATGTGGCCCGCCGCAGCAGCGAACGGATCCGGGCCACCAGCACGGCGGTGTCGACGGGCTTGACCACGTAGTCGTCGGCCCCTGCCTCCAGGCCGGAGACGACATCCAGGGCGTCGCCGCGCGCTGACATCATCAGGACGGGATCCACGCTGGTCTCCCGGATCCGGCGGCACAGCCCGATGCCGTCGAGGTTGGGCAGCATCACGTCCAGCAACAGCAGGTCGTGCCGGCCCTCCCGGAACAGTTCGAGTCCGGTCAGGCCGTCGGCGGCAGCGGTGACGCGGTAGCCGTAGCGCTCCAGCGCCATCGTGACGGATCTGCGGATCACCGCGTCGTCCTCGACGAGCAGGATCGTCACGGGCGCGGGCGCGGGCGCGGGCGCGCCCCCGTCAGCTGCTGAAGCGGGCATCTTTTCCGTCCGGAGGTAGGTTCGGGGGCTCTCACCCTGCCAGAACCGTGCCTCCACCCAGGCTCAACCGTGTATCAGCCACGTATCGGCGATCTCGCGGCGGGATCGCGGGCCACGAGGTCCGGGAGGCAACAGACGAAAGCCTCGAGCGTGTAGCCCTGATCCAGCAGGTCACCTGGACCTGCCTTCGCCAAGCACGCGGCATTGAGGAAGACGGCTGGTCGGCAGCGCATGAGTCCCTGTCGGAGAGCATCGATCCATTGGGTCGAATCGAATCCGAGTGAAGCCGCCCGCGAAGGGAGCGCCTTGACCCAGTACGCCACCGGTGTGGTTCAGTCCGGGATGACGTGCCCGAGCCCATGAGAGGCGAGTTGGTCGCGGAACGGCTTCCAGATGGTGGGGTCGGCCAGGTTCGTGAAGAGCCCGGTGCAGGTGTTCGTGTCGCCGGTCACGAGCCCGTACACGACCGCTTTGCCGGAAGCCTTCGTATCGAACAGCGGTCCCCCACTGTCCCCCGGGCCGACCCGGGATTCGGCGGTGCCCGCGCAGATGAACTCCTTGTCCCAGGCACCGCCCTCCGTGTCGAACTTGTTGACGGGCAACTTCACTTCGTGCATACGGGACGGCTTGTTCGGATCGTCGAGATCGGTACGTCCCCAACCGGCGGCGCGTACGAGACGCCCCGGCCGCAGCTGCGTTCCCAGCGGTGGCAGGGCCGCGCGAGGCTGGTCGACCGAGCTGTCGAGCACGATGAGCCCCAGGTCCGTGTTGGTCGCGGTGTCGAAGTCGGGGTGGCTGTAGACGGAGAAGCGGTCGCCGGTCACCACTGTTCCGCCGGGCGTGCTCGAGTCGGTCCGCCCCAGGACCAGCCGGATCTTGACCATGCCCTGCTCGGCGAACCTGGCGCAGTGCGCCGCCGTGGAGACAACGCGGCTGTGGACGAGTGCTCCACCGCAGTAGTGCGACCAGGTCCCGTCGTCGCCCTGTTGCTCGATCTGTACGACGAAGGGCCGCTCGCCGTCCGGTACCGGCACTCCACCGACGATCGCCGAAGCGACGGGGGCCACGGCGAACACGGTTCCCAACGCGCAGACCCCCGCGAGGGAGGTGACCGCCCGTCGGCTCACTGACTTGCGCAAGGTGGACTCACTTCCGTCTGCCACCGGGCGCGGCCCCAGCGGACTCTTGGGGTGGCCGACGCCCGGCCGCCCCTTCCGGTGAGGATTATGAGTCCGTCATTTCTCCGGCAGGCCTCCGTCCCGTATCGGGCCGATCGCGGCCTCCGCTCGGCTGTGTAGCAGCGCGAGGGAAGTCACGAGGGTGTATTCCAGGGGGAGTTGGGGTCGGCGGCCTTGGAGAGGAGTTCACGGCCCATGCAGCGGCGGGCTTCGGACCTTTTCAAGGAGTCCGTCAGCTCGGCTCGCTGGCGTGCCCTTCTCCTCGTAGGGAACGCTGACCGAACGCGAGATACCGGCTGAAGGCTTCGTGGCTGTCGGGCGTGAAGCGCCACTCCAGCAGGGCCGACCGCAGCTCCGGCTCGGTCAGCCAGCCATGCCAGGCGACTTCATCAGCATCGGCGGCCACGGCGTCCGGCACCACGGCTTCGTGCACGCCGAGCCAGTGAGGACTCGAACCGCTGCGGTTGATGAACGTGAACAGCAAACGCGGCAGCACACGAATGCCCAGCTCTTCAGCCATCTCCCGTGCAGCGGCCTGTTCATAGGACTCACCGACATCCACGGCGCCACCGACCACGACCTCGTAGAGCCCGGGGAAGCGCGACAGCTGCTCCGACCGCCGGTGAACGAGGATCCGCCCACGCTCATCACGACACACCGTCACGGCGACCCGGTGCAGCAATCCCTCCCGGACGGCCTGCCGACGGCTGACCACCACCCCCAGCACACGATCTTGATCGTCGACACGCTCCACCAGTTCGTCCACGACGCACACCCTGGCAGAGCCCACAGACAACGCCGCTCCTCGGAGACCCGTGGAGGTCGTCCCGAGAGCACCTGCACCAGGAGGCCGGACGCGGATGACGGCGGTTGTCGTGCACATGCGACACCCATCGTGCTCAGGCACACACGGATGTAGGCGACGCGCTGGTGTGGGGTGCGGCCCGGCGCGGCCGGTCCGCTGTGCGGTGCCGGGCGACACCGCTGGATCGGTACGGCATCACGGTCTCGGAGGGCCATATCCGGGGCGGGAACAAGCTCTGGTCGCTGACACCCCACGGCCTGGACGCGGCCGCGGAAGCCCTGGGCAGGCGGACGGACCAGATGGGCGGTACAGCCCGGGGGCGCGACCCGCTCGGGTGCCCGGCCGGGGGCACCTCCCGCCCCGGCCGCAGGGCAGGGCGTGGCGGCAGCTCCGGCCCGGTCCCGGGCCGTCGCCGATGCCGCAACCCGGGGACGGCCAGGGACAGCCCGCGGCCTGTCGCCGGGTGGACCTTGTCGAGGTGCGTCATGGAGGGGCAGCTCCAGCTCCCCGGCGGCTTGACGTGCGGGCCAGCTCGGGTTGCCCGACCCACCGGCAGTGCATCGTCGTGCTGTCGGTTTCGTCACCGGTCCGCGGAGTGCTTGTGGCTGGGGTCCAACCGGAAGTCGGGACACTCGCGGTTTTGACATGCGCCCGGGCCCCACACGGGAACGAACACGCCGAGGGTCTTGTGGCGGTGGGCTACAGGCGGCACGGACCGCCTGCAGGTCGGACACGCGTACGCTTCAGGCTTGCGCTTCATTTTGACCATATTTTTACGATATGCCCGTATTGGCCCGTCGGGAAGTGCACTGCTTCCTCGCCGCCCCGAGCGCGAGCGGGATTCAGCGTCCCGGCGTGCTGAACCGGTTGAGGACTCAGGGCCATCCATCACAGGTGGTGAGCCGGGCTGCTCATTGGTCTCGGAGGCGTCTGCCTGTTCGTCGGCCTGTTCCTGGGCGTCTGCCGGAGCGGGCCTTCTGAGGCTGAGCACCACGGAGCCCGCCAGGACGCAGACAATGACTGCGAGGCTGATCGGCGAGGGGATTTCCGGGATGCCGGGGCTGATCAACTTGTGGGATGCCTGGAAGATGAGCTTGACGCCGATGAACGCCAGGATGATCGCGAGCCCCCTGTTCAGGTAGTGGAAGCGGTCCAGGAGGCCGGCGAGCATGAAGTAGAGGGCCCGCAGGCCGAGGATGGCGAACGCGTTGCTGGTGTAGACGATGAAGGCGTCGTCGCTGACCGCGAGGACGGCCGGGACACTGTCGACGGCGAAGATCAGGTCGGCGGCCTCGATCGCAGCGACCACCGCGAGCAGCGGGGTCGCCATCCGTTTGCCGGCCTCTTTGACGAAGAACTTCGCCCCGGCATACTCGTCCCGCACCGGGATGATCTTACGGAGCATCCGTACGGCGAAGCTCTTGCCCGGGTCGAAGCTCTCCTGCTCGTCCTTGAGGAGCTTGTAGGTGCTGTAGAAGAGGACCGCCGCGAAGGCGAACAGCACCGCGGTGAATCGGCTGACCACGGCCACGCCGAGGGAGAGGAAGATCCCGCGGAAGACAAGCGCGCCGATGACGCCGAAGAACAGCACGCGGTGCTGGTAGGCCCGGGGCACCTTGAAGTACGCGAAGATCACCGCGAAGACGAAGAGGTTGTCCACCGACAGGCTCTTCTCCAGCAGCCAGGCTGTCGTGTACTCGGTGCCGGCCGTCGTGCCGAGAACGAGGAAGACGACCGCGCCGAAGATCAGGGCGAGGCTCACCCACAGCCCGCTCCAGGCGGCTGCCTCCTTGAAGCCGATGACGTGCGCGGTGCGGTGGGACAGCAGGTCCACCGCCAGCGACACGACGACCGTCGCGGCGAACGCCCCCCACAGCCAGAGCGGCACCTCAAGCACGCCGAACACCTCACCATGGCCCGCGCGAAATACGCCGGCCCCTATACAGGAGTGTCCGGCATTGCGCCGCCGCGAGCATGCGGAGCGGGTGAGGCCGGACGGTACGGAGACGCAGAGGTTCCCACGTGCCTTCTGAAGCGGGGATGCGACAGGCAATGAGCTCGCCGGGATGGCGCCCGGGGCTTGCACCGCATCCTGCGTCGGTCGGCGGGTGAGGACTGCCCGGCCCGAGGCGACCGGGACCGAGGAAATGCCCTGGCTGCTAGAGGCGGGTCGACCGGCCCGCCAGGGCTGTGGTGAGTTCCGCTCGGCGGCTGATGCCGAGTTTGCGGTAGGCGCTGGTCAGGTGGCTCTCGACAGTGCGGCGGGCGAGGTGCAGCAGCTCCGCTATCTCGGTGTTCGTGCGACCGTCGGCCGCGAGGGAGGCTATCCGGCGTTCGCTGCCGGTGAGTGCGCCCGCCCCCGTGAGTGCCCGCGCGGTGCGGCGGGCGCCGCCCTCGTGCAGGGCCGCTTCGGCCACGTCCCGCATCCGGAGTGCGCCCAGTCGTTCGGCACGCTCGGCGGCCTCCCGTAAGGCGGTACGGGCCCGGGGCCGCTCTTTGGCCGCGGTGAGCAGGCGCCCCTGTGCGACGAGAGCTGGAATGAGCTCCACGTCGACCGTGGCGTCCCGCAGTACCTGTACGGCTCGGTCCGCGAGGTCCAGGCCGCGGTTGCCGCCGGTCGCCGTGCCGAGAACCCGCAGGGCCCGGCCCACGAGCCGAGGAGTGTTCCACACCATGGCCAGCCGGAGTTCCTCCTGCGCCAGGTCGAGGGCTTCGCGAGGCCGGCCGAGCGCCAGATGGCACTCCGCCGCGGCGGTCCGCCAGGGGGTGACGACCGGGCTCGTCACGTCCCGCGACGACTGACGGCGCCCGCACTCCAGGAAGTCGTCGAGCGCGCCCGCCGGATCCCCCGCGGCGGCGTGCAGCACACCGCGGGCGTACAGGAAGCGGTTCAACTCCCAGGAGTCGTGCGGGTTCCGCGGTTCGAGGCTGTCCGCGCGCCGGACGGCCTCGTCCGTACGACCGGTCTTCACCAGCGCTACGAGAGCCTGGGCCTGTGCGTTGGCCGGGCCCTGCCGGGTCCCGGCGAGCCGCCACACATCCGAGTCGGCGAGCAGCTCCGCGTATGCGCCGCGCGCGGCGGCGATGTCGGTCCGTACGTTCAGCAGTGCCATGTGCATCGGGTGCAGCAGGGAGATGCGCTGTCCGGCCAGTCCCCGCTCGACGAGCCGTTCCGCCTCGTCGAGCCGGTCGGCCCACTGGGCGACGGCGGCGGCCGTGCCCAGCAGGAAGGCCTCCGCGAGCGGGTCGGCCGGCTGGGCCAGCAGGGCGCGGATCCGGCGCATCGCGGAGGCCGCCGAGGTCAGGCCGGCCGTCGACTCGTACCGCACCAGCAGCGCCTGTCCGGCCGTGCCGACCGACTCCGGTGACCGCTCGGCGGTCGCCCGGAGCCAGCGGTACACCTCCTGCCGCACCCCCGGATCGTGGTCCGACAGCGCCGCGGAGGCGGTCTGCACCGTTCGGACCAGGCCCGGATGGTCGCCCAGGTGCTCGTCCAGGTCGCGGAGCACGCCGACCGCCGAACGGGCGTCGCCCTGCCGGGCCAGTGCTGTGCCCAGCGCGACTGCCGTAAGCACCCGGCCCTGCGGCGGACCCGGCAGCCGCAGGGCCTCGGTGAGCCGGGGGATACCGGCCGTCGACCGGACGGTGATGTACTCCAGGGAGCCCAACTCGGTGAGGACCAGGGCTCGGCGGGCGGCCGGCATCGGCTCGTCGAGGGCGCGGCGCAGGAACGCCATGGCGTCCCTGCCGCGGCCGTTCTGGACCGTCAGGGCCGCCGCGTCGAGGAGGACGTCGATCGCCCACTCCTCGCCGACCGGGCCGGTCCGCAACAACTGCACGGCCACCGCTTCGGCGCGGTCGCCGCGGCGCAGCATCGCCTCGGCCGCCGTCCGGTGTGCCGCCTGCCGTCGGGCACTCGTCCAGCCGCTCAACACCGCGTCGCGCAGCAGCGGATGGGCGTAGCGGGGCCGCCCGTCGGGAGCCGGGCGCAGGAGCCCGAGGCGGGTCATGGCGGTGAGCCAGCCCGACACCCGGGAAGGATCGGCGCCGGCCATCTCGGCCAGCAGCTCGGCACGGCCGACCTCGAAACCGTCGTCGAAGCCGTCTTCAGGGCCGCCGGCCCCGGCGGCGTCCAACGCGGCGAGCGCACGGGCCACTTCGGTGGTCGCGGACCCGGCACTGTCCAGCCACCAGGCGACCGCGGCCGGATAGGAGCCGGGATACAGGGCGGCGCAGGTGTTCGGCACCGGCGGTGTGGGAGCACCGACCGAGCAGTCCGTCCGGAGGTCGTCCAGCAGGGCCCCTAACAGCAGGGGACTGCCCGCTGCGGCCCGCACACAGTCGTCCACCCACTCCTGTGGAGCGCCGCCGTGGACCGAACGGACCAGCTCCGCCGCGGCGTTCGCGCTCAGCGGGGCGAGCGTGTGGGGCCGTACGAGGGCGGGCGAGAGCGAGTGGGCCAGGCTGGGCGACGGCGAGTCGATGTCGTACTGGCTCCGCTCGGTCACCACCATCAGTATCGGCAGCCGGTCGATCCGCCGGGCGGCCTCGACCAGCCAGCGGCGCGAAAGGTCGTCGGCGCAGTGGACATCGTCCACGGCCACCAGAAGCGGGGCCCCGGCCCCATAGGACAGCAGCAGCTGCCACAGCCGGGCGGGACGACTCCGGCTGTCCGGGGCTCCGTAGGGGGCCTCGTCCGTGGCCTGCTCGAACTCCGGTTCGGAACCGAGCAGTTGGAGGACGGTGTCGAACGGCACGGTGGAGGTGTCCGGCGAACAGCGGGCCCGCAGCACTCGCATGCCGTGCGTCGACGCGTGGTCGGTGACCGCCTCCAGAAGAGCGGTGCGGCCCGTGCCCGACGCACCTCTGAGCAGCACCAGGCGGCCGGTGCCGACGCGGGCGCGCTCGACCTCCGAGGTCACCAGCTCCATGGCTTCCCGGCGTTCGTGAAGCGGTCCCGCTCCGGACATCGCTGCCTCTCGTTCCAGCCGTCGCACGGCTGATTTCGTGGTGCGTCTCGTGGTGCTCCACGTTGTTCGAACCACACCGGGCACAGGAGTGTGGTTCTGGCCCTCTGGCTACTAACACCACGGGAATGGCACGCAGATGGACAGCGGGGAAACGGTTGGGCAGTTCGATCCGGAGCACGCCTCTCGGCACCGCGAAATCAGGACACCGGAGTCCGGTGGCGGTCCCCACCCCGGATGAACACGCGACCGTGCCGTTCAACTCGCATGCAAGGAGTGGCGGGTTGTCGGCCGACAGCACGCCCCGTCCGCGCGCCGAACAGGAGAGAACCCCTTGCGCGCTCCACGAGTTCCCGATCGGTCCGACGGGGACCGGCTGATGAGGCCGCACGGGGACGCCATGGGTGAGCACCGTGCGGAAGAGGCTCCTCCCGCACCGGTCGACAAGCTTCTCGCTGCTTCGGTCGCCAGACGCTTCTACCTCGAGAA of the Streptomyces aurantiacus genome contains:
- the cseB gene encoding two-component system response regulator CseB, which produces MPASAADGGAPAPAPAPVTILLVEDDAVIRRSVTMALERYGYRVTAAADGLTGLELFREGRHDLLLLDVMLPNLDGIGLCRRIRETSVDPVLMMSARGDALDVVSGLEAGADDYVVKPVDTAVLVARIRSLLRRATFTPAPGPAAGQVADRPGLSDQPDAPDRSGRPGRDRHARLVFGDLVIDTGGLEVFRAGEPVALAPTELRLLLEFTANPGIVLDRQTLLRDVWDYGWDGDSRVVDLCVQRLRKKIGAERIETVRGFGYKLRR
- a CDS encoding TetR/AcrR family transcriptional regulator, producing MSVGEQRGRKPRADVQRNRASLLETAQRHFLQHGVGTSLEAVAKEAGVGPGTLYRHFPTRESLLAAVLQTRSEELVARQADIDQLGDPAEALEQWLRAMEEYFSAFSGLPDPLMAAARAQEPDNPLTIPCDILISATDQYVRAAQLAGRVRASVRGHDLFLAACSVAWIKGTGTEEESLDRLRTLIASGYREQDTQA
- a CDS encoding NADPH-dependent F420 reductase is translated as MKITVIGAGAIGGNLAAKLSTAGHDVQVADARGPEAVRADVLESGARAAVLSDAVQGRDVIILSIPFGVAGQLADLLASVPDETVVIDTSNYYPGMLSEPIEAVDNGQVESVYTAQLLGRPVVKAWNAALAETQRTKGAPAGTPGRLAIPVAGDSEEARKVAMSLVDDTGFDPYDAGTLADSWRQQPNSPAYCTELTLDELPTALAAADRDKDAAVRDSLPERFAGLGANPTVDDIVEMNRAAHR
- a CDS encoding ATP-binding protein, with product MRALPHWRSLRWKIALLVTMACCAIAVTVGLLVHRSTLERSMNDGAAKALTQLSDAVEDYERDGVPPDGLVVSPGEMPDELLRRLQDRQGRAVGSATWYDGDGPGDHPSMWAVRTLRGAPVAVNTDMTSDLLTRRALDRHMWKYSLAALAVVVPLSALAAELPNRRLRRVARTVRRIAGGDLAARTAAGGRGGDEITEISATVDSMADSLRERLLTEQRFTADVAHELRTPLMGLVTASGLLPEGETTDLVRDRVGVLRTLVEELLEISRLDAGAERAELRPVPLAEMVGESVARTALDTRFTATGALSAETDPRRLDRIVANLVVNAHRHGRTPVEVEVAGTTVTVRDHGPGFPAELLADGPQRFRTGASERGHGHGLGLTIALGQARVIGASLEFANAPDGGALATLRLPPAG
- a CDS encoding endonuclease/exonuclease/phosphatase family protein produces the protein MVLGSLAVLATLVMLGHALVPNRVGRIGSLVETFLPWTGLAVPLLLLCALARRSRAAVSVAVLLPAVVWCSLFGGTLVDKREDGGNLTVVTHNVNEHNPRPVRTARALADSGADVVALEELGGPSTAAYERTLAGIYPYHSVQGTVGLWSSYPVADARAVDIAPWPRALRATVRTPEGPVAVFVVHLMSVRFTAGSGFTSDARDAAARRLAAAVHAEPLPRTILVGDLNGTTDDRAFSGLTSQLRSAQAESGAGFGASWPASFPVARIDHILVRGVEPRSAWTLPATGSDHLPVAASVRV
- a CDS encoding D-alanyl-D-alanine carboxypeptidase family protein, with the protein product MSPVPFSGEPGAGRAQFSWSTGSWLPPRRHDRSGRRFTAGLAAGATALVTLAVLAVAVPTSGNSPETGAGSLPWPAEGQTSVVVEGLGSHGDLGTRGERTPVPIASVTKVMTAYVILRDRPLRAGEDGPLVTVDRTAANESVSGVESSVPVREGMRLSERQLLELLLIPSGNNIARLLARWNAGSQEAFVTKMNRAARDLGMRHTTYTGASGIEPTTTSTSADQLRLARRVMRDKVFRTIVAMPSTTVPGVPGTIRNTNTLLGTASVIGLKTGSSTPAGGALMWAATASDKDGRDRLILGVVLHQRAGTDPRQGLRAALATSHALIEGVRRWLSTTSPGTR